Proteins encoded by one window of Erythrobacter sp.:
- a CDS encoding response regulator, which translates to MKEPEAPHEPDDARILIVDDDERNLLALSETLKSLASVTCVSSGKDALRELLRHEFSVILLDVYMPEMDGYETAAVIRERAQTAQVPIIFLSAVNKETSHLIRGYEMGAVDYVFKPVDPVILKTKVGVFVDLYNARRQVEHQAQLESNLREAHLREQLDRIAAERKLEDSERRQATVLKSLPMAIYECPSGAPQLERGFVGGDLEYFVGEAASEVMAGARRFDEWVHPDDLASYAANDEDTGDAVTIEYRFTGPDGRKRHLIDQRTKVSGGSRGPQWAGTILDITDRKELEEKLVHAGKLDALGQLTGGVAHDFNNLLAAILGGLNILQRRLQLEDPERRIVDQMNLAAERGTQLVKRLMSFARRQELKPASVDPRDLCTTVAGLVEHALGDRVTANWNCEDTELNIYADCAQLELALMNLVVNARDAMPDGGEVDITISESPAGARLYPALIIRVSDTGTGMSEKTLQKVTEPFFTTKETGKGTGLGLSMVAGFVDQSGGELEITSTLGAGTVIEMALPATPRSSNVDAEGKCEALSFFNGKNLALIDDDEGVRVVLSEQLRDVGAHVVAFASGQEAIEVIKSGDGNFDLVISDFAMPDLDGLETLQKIKGIAPKAARVLMTGNTNHSKLSDLSEIPLVHKPVNLQTLVNICFKLGEKAESP; encoded by the coding sequence ATGAAGGAGCCCGAAGCTCCGCATGAACCCGATGATGCGCGTATACTCATTGTCGACGACGACGAGCGAAACCTGCTCGCCTTGTCCGAGACCTTGAAGTCGCTTGCGTCGGTTACCTGCGTATCCTCCGGGAAAGATGCCCTGCGCGAGCTACTTCGCCATGAATTCTCGGTGATCCTGCTCGACGTCTATATGCCGGAGATGGACGGCTACGAAACCGCCGCTGTCATCCGTGAACGTGCCCAGACCGCACAGGTACCGATCATCTTCCTTTCGGCGGTCAACAAGGAAACATCCCACCTGATCCGCGGGTATGAAATGGGCGCGGTCGATTACGTCTTCAAACCAGTCGATCCCGTAATCCTCAAGACGAAGGTCGGCGTTTTCGTCGATCTGTACAATGCCCGCCGCCAGGTAGAGCATCAGGCGCAGCTCGAAAGCAACTTGCGCGAGGCGCATCTGCGCGAGCAGCTCGATCGCATCGCGGCTGAACGCAAGCTGGAAGATAGCGAGCGGCGGCAGGCGACGGTGCTTAAATCACTCCCGATGGCAATATACGAATGTCCCAGTGGTGCGCCGCAACTCGAGCGCGGCTTCGTCGGCGGTGACCTGGAGTATTTTGTCGGCGAAGCGGCGAGCGAAGTCATGGCGGGTGCTCGGCGGTTCGATGAATGGGTCCACCCGGATGACCTCGCTTCCTATGCAGCGAACGATGAGGACACAGGCGACGCAGTGACCATCGAATATCGCTTCACCGGGCCGGATGGCCGCAAGAGGCATCTGATCGATCAACGCACCAAGGTATCGGGCGGCTCCCGCGGTCCACAATGGGCCGGAACGATACTCGATATTACCGACCGTAAGGAGCTTGAAGAAAAGCTGGTCCATGCCGGAAAGCTCGATGCACTGGGTCAGCTGACCGGCGGGGTCGCACATGACTTCAACAACTTGCTTGCCGCGATATTGGGGGGCCTGAACATCCTGCAACGGCGGCTGCAGCTGGAAGATCCTGAAAGACGCATAGTCGACCAGATGAACCTGGCTGCCGAGCGTGGGACGCAACTGGTGAAGCGCCTGATGAGCTTTGCTCGGCGCCAGGAACTGAAGCCTGCGAGCGTAGATCCCCGCGATCTCTGCACCACTGTGGCTGGGCTTGTCGAACACGCTTTGGGAGACCGCGTCACCGCAAACTGGAATTGCGAGGACACCGAACTCAACATCTACGCAGATTGCGCTCAGCTTGAGCTGGCGCTGATGAACCTGGTCGTCAACGCCCGCGATGCCATGCCAGACGGGGGCGAGGTCGACATAACCATTTCTGAATCACCGGCCGGGGCGAGGTTGTATCCTGCGTTGATCATCCGGGTAAGCGATACCGGGACGGGAATGAGCGAAAAGACCCTGCAAAAAGTCACTGAACCGTTCTTCACCACCAAGGAAACCGGAAAAGGTACTGGTCTTGGGCTGTCGATGGTTGCTGGCTTTGTCGACCAGTCGGGCGGCGAACTCGAGATCACGAGCACCCTCGGGGCGGGAACAGTAATCGAAATGGCGCTTCCGGCAACTCCGCGTTCCTCGAATGTCGATGCAGAGGGAAAATGCGAGGCGTTGTCATTTTTCAATGGCAAGAACCTGGCATTGATCGATGATGACGAGGGAGTGCGTGTGGTGCTTTCGGAACAACTCCGCGATGTGGGAGCGCACGTGGTGGCGTTTGCATCGGGTCAAGAGGCAATCGAGGTCATCAAAAGCGGCGACGGGAATTTCGACCTTGTGATCTCCGATTTTGCCATGCCGGATCTCGATGGGCTCGAAACGCTGCAAAAAATAAAGGGGATCGCCCCAAAGGCCGCCCGCGTCCTGATGACCGGCAACACCAATCACAGTAAGCTGTCGGATTTAAGCGAGATCCCTTTGGTGCACAAGCCGGTTAATCTACAAACGCTTGTCAATATTTGCTTTAAATTAGGCGAAAAAGCAGAATCCCCCTGA
- a CDS encoding class I SAM-dependent methyltransferase — translation MSEQTSYDAVEYPAATYPSTHPAHLAALARLHGLSAPDPRTCRVLEIAGGDGLNLAGMAAGLPEAHFTSFDLSREAVARGQALVAQAGLGNVEVVVGDLLDWADNATGTYDYVIAHGLYAWVPEAVQAAMWRLIDRVLSPEGIAFVSYNALPGGYLRMAVRDMIRHASQGLEGEARIAKAREVLRNFSAPRENERVVLQALRKVAEPMLAKNDGSLFHDELGESYAPQSLTAVVEAAGRHNLAFLNDAVPKMVGDGMPGQAMDDAAVVAAAQASDYEVAAFFHQSLFVRKGRAVARTLDATAFAELVASARLDRTGPTEFQHEEGPFEISDPALADFLEALGKAWPVRLPLAQFAASAEHCEALLDLYRNGIINFHALPFPGTVEPGERPEASPLVRAQVVLGMPILFSLDLKVVTMQPGPRHFLSLLDGTRDRATLERDWGASDYGGEVSASAAVEQLAKAALMLR, via the coding sequence ATGAGCGAGCAGACGAGTTACGACGCGGTGGAGTATCCTGCCGCCACCTATCCCTCCACCCATCCGGCGCATCTCGCTGCGCTGGCGCGACTGCATGGCCTTTCCGCGCCCGATCCGCGTACCTGCCGGGTGCTGGAGATCGCGGGTGGGGACGGGCTCAATCTGGCGGGGATGGCGGCGGGTCTGCCGGAGGCGCATTTCACCAGTTTCGACCTTTCGCGCGAGGCGGTTGCGCGGGGGCAGGCGCTGGTGGCGCAGGCTGGGTTGGGCAATGTCGAGGTGGTGGTGGGCGACCTGCTCGACTGGGCGGACAATGCGACCGGCACTTACGATTACGTGATCGCGCATGGGCTTTACGCCTGGGTTCCCGAAGCGGTGCAGGCGGCGATGTGGCGGCTGATCGACCGGGTCCTGTCGCCCGAAGGCATCGCTTTCGTAAGCTATAACGCGCTGCCCGGCGGCTATCTCCGGATGGCGGTGCGGGACATGATTCGCCATGCCTCTCAAGGGCTTGAGGGCGAGGCGCGGATCGCCAAGGCGCGCGAGGTCCTGCGGAATTTCTCCGCCCCGCGCGAGAATGAACGCGTGGTTCTGCAAGCCCTGCGCAAGGTGGCCGAACCGATGCTGGCGAAAAACGACGGCTCGCTGTTCCACGATGAACTGGGCGAAAGCTATGCGCCGCAGTCGCTCACCGCAGTGGTGGAGGCGGCGGGGCGACACAATCTCGCCTTCCTCAACGATGCCGTGCCCAAGATGGTAGGCGACGGAATGCCGGGTCAGGCGATGGACGATGCGGCTGTCGTGGCCGCCGCACAGGCGAGCGATTACGAGGTTGCCGCCTTCTTCCACCAGTCGCTTTTCGTGCGCAAAGGGCGCGCTGTGGCCCGCACACTTGATGCAACCGCGTTTGCCGAGCTGGTCGCCAGCGCCCGCCTCGACCGGACCGGCCCGACCGAATTCCAGCACGAAGAAGGCCCGTTCGAGATCTCCGATCCGGCGCTCGCCGATTTCCTCGAAGCGCTAGGCAAGGCCTGGCCGGTGCGGTTGCCCCTGGCGCAGTTTGCCGCTTCAGCCGAACACTGCGAGGCGCTGCTCGATCTCTATCGCAACGGCATCATCAATTTCCACGCGCTGCCTTTTCCCGGCACCGTCGAACCCGGGGAGCGGCCGGAAGCCAGTCCGCTGGTACGGGCGCAGGTTGTGCTGGGAATGCCGATCCTGTTTTCGCTCGATCTCAAGGTCGTGACGATGCAGCCGGGGCCGCGCCATTTCCTTTCGCTGCTCGATGGCACCCGCGATCGCGCTACGCTGGAACGTGACTGGGGTGCGAGCGACTATGGTGGCGAAGTTTCTGCCAGTGCGGCTGTGGAGCAATTGGCTAAGGCGGCGCTGATGCTGCGGTAG
- a CDS encoding SGNH/GDSL hydrolase family protein has translation MNKLFLAGGIGVALIGALTGGFAAGRWSAPDEREQYILRRAWVLTEQAQRTPQGGALLIGDSLTERSGFQTLCGLPVFNAGVSMARLSDMVEAGPELARSLQPELTMVALGTNDARRGMSLAAWREEMDRLLGNLPRPLIVVSLPAMQAEAAPFNAALVELADKHGAVLVPPIAYETSDGLHQSPAGAVTWREAVAESCR, from the coding sequence GTGAACAAGCTATTCCTCGCAGGGGGCATCGGCGTAGCACTTATCGGGGCATTGACCGGAGGTTTTGCGGCGGGCCGCTGGTCCGCTCCCGACGAACGCGAGCAGTATATCCTGCGCCGTGCCTGGGTGCTGACCGAGCAAGCGCAGCGCACACCGCAGGGCGGGGCCTTGCTGATCGGGGACAGCTTGACCGAGCGCTCCGGGTTTCAGACCTTGTGCGGCCTGCCAGTCTTCAATGCGGGTGTTTCGATGGCGCGCCTTTCCGATATGGTGGAGGCGGGGCCGGAGCTGGCGCGTTCCCTCCAACCGGAACTGACTATGGTGGCGCTTGGCACAAACGACGCGCGCCGGGGCATGTCGCTGGCGGCCTGGCGCGAGGAAATGGACAGATTGCTGGGCAATCTGCCACGCCCGCTGATTGTCGTTTCACTTCCGGCCATGCAAGCGGAAGCCGCGCCGTTCAACGCCGCGCTGGTGGAACTGGCCGACAAGCACGGCGCGGTGCTGGTTCCACCGATTGCCTACGAAACGTCGGACGGACTGCACCAGTCGCCAGCAGGCGCTGTGACATGGCGCGAGGCTGTGGCGGAGTCGTGTCGGTAA
- a CDS encoding ABC-F family ATP-binding cassette domain-containing protein: MLTIDGLTVRLGGRPILERASATVPQGARVGLIGRNGAGKSTLMKAMIGEIEPDEGEISRPSRARIGYIAQEAPSGSATPEQLVLAADTERESLLAEAETCTDAERLCEVHERLLAIDAYSAPARAAKILNGLGFDEEMQQRPVDSFSGGWKMRIALGALLFSEPDILLLDEPSNHLDLEATLWLENFLKSYPATLLVISHERDLLNKVVDHILHLQGGKLTLYTGGYDAFEKQRAERAAQLAAAKASQDAQRARLQDYVARNSARASTAKQAQSRAKMLAKMQPIAALIDDPSLTFDFPDPEELRSPMIQLEHAAVGYGAAPPVLAKLNLRIDADDRIALLGRNGNGKTTLARLLAAQLSPAEGGMMAPGKMKVGYFTQYQVEELASDETPLALMTRAMDGKSPGAVRAQLGRFGFSGARAEQRVEKLSGGERARLALAIITRDAPHLLILDEPTNHLDVDAREALIQALNGYSGAVILISHDRHMVELTADRLVLVDNGTAREYAGSMEDYIDFVLGRNQPKPAKPAVKPGGGNAAKNASRAKFIRSEQQKSEKAIARLTAQIAEIDAELVSVGGKRADELHRTRTQAGEKLAKAEADWMAAAEQLEALGE, from the coding sequence ATGCTTACGATTGACGGCCTTACCGTCCGGCTTGGCGGCCGGCCCATCCTCGAACGCGCCAGCGCCACTGTGCCGCAGGGCGCGCGCGTCGGGCTGATTGGCCGCAATGGAGCGGGCAAGTCCACGCTGATGAAGGCAATGATCGGCGAAATCGAACCCGACGAGGGCGAGATCTCGCGCCCCTCGCGCGCGCGGATCGGCTACATCGCGCAGGAAGCGCCGAGCGGCTCCGCCACCCCCGAACAACTGGTGCTGGCCGCCGATACCGAGCGCGAGAGCCTGCTCGCCGAGGCCGAGACCTGCACCGATGCTGAGCGCCTCTGCGAAGTTCACGAGCGCCTACTCGCCATCGATGCCTACAGTGCCCCGGCGCGGGCGGCGAAGATCCTCAACGGGCTGGGTTTCGATGAGGAAATGCAGCAGCGCCCGGTGGACAGTTTTTCGGGTGGCTGGAAAATGCGCATTGCGCTGGGCGCGCTGCTGTTCTCGGAGCCCGACATCCTGCTGCTGGACGAACCTTCGAACCACCTCGATCTCGAAGCAACGCTGTGGCTGGAGAACTTCCTCAAGTCCTACCCCGCCACCTTGCTGGTCATCAGCCACGAGCGCGACCTGCTCAACAAGGTGGTCGATCACATCCTCCACCTGCAGGGCGGAAAGTTGACGTTGTACACCGGCGGCTACGATGCTTTCGAGAAGCAGCGGGCTGAGCGCGCGGCGCAGCTGGCCGCGGCCAAGGCATCGCAGGATGCGCAGCGGGCGCGGCTACAGGACTATGTCGCACGCAATTCGGCCCGCGCCTCCACCGCCAAGCAGGCGCAATCGCGCGCCAAGATGCTGGCCAAGATGCAGCCGATCGCCGCGCTGATCGACGATCCTTCGCTGACATTCGATTTCCCCGATCCAGAGGAACTGCGTTCGCCGATGATCCAGCTGGAGCACGCGGCGGTCGGCTATGGCGCAGCGCCGCCGGTGCTGGCGAAGCTCAACCTGCGGATCGACGCGGATGACCGGATCGCGCTGCTGGGGCGCAACGGTAACGGCAAAACCACCCTCGCCCGACTGCTGGCGGCGCAGCTTTCCCCCGCCGAGGGCGGCATGATGGCTCCCGGCAAGATGAAGGTCGGCTATTTCACCCAGTACCAGGTGGAGGAACTGGCGAGCGACGAGACTCCGCTGGCACTGATGACGCGCGCGATGGACGGCAAGAGCCCCGGCGCGGTGCGGGCGCAACTGGGGCGGTTCGGCTTTTCCGGCGCGCGGGCCGAGCAACGGGTGGAGAAACTGTCCGGCGGGGAACGCGCGCGGCTGGCGCTGGCGATCATCACCCGCGACGCACCCCACCTGCTGATCCTCGACGAACCGACCAACCACTTGGATGTCGATGCCCGTGAAGCGCTGATCCAGGCGCTGAACGGCTATTCGGGGGCGGTGATACTCATCAGCCACGATCGGCACATGGTGGAATTGACCGCCGACCGGCTGGTGCTGGTCGATAACGGCACCGCGCGCGAATATGCGGGGAGCATGGAGGATTACATCGACTTCGTACTGGGGCGCAACCAGCCGAAGCCCGCCAAGCCTGCGGTGAAGCCCGGCGGCGGGAATGCGGCGAAGAATGCCTCGCGCGCGAAGTTCATCCGGTCCGAACAGCAGAAGAGCGAAAAGGCGATTGCCAGGCTGACGGCGCAAATTGCAGAGATCGACGCGGAACTTGTGTCGGTTGGCGGCAAGCGGGCGGATGAACTGCACCGCACCCGCACCCAGGCTGGCGAGAAGCTGGCAAAGGCCGAGGCCGACTGGATGGCAGCGGCAGAGCAGCTTGAGGCTTTGGGCGAGTAG
- a CDS encoding DEAD/DEAH box helicase produces the protein MTELTFPELSPGLADALAQRGYAAPTPVQAAVLEPQAQGRDLVVSAQTGSGKTVAFGLAMAEQVLGEDGRVRQAGSPLALVIAPTRELALQVSRELAWLYQKAGARIATCVGGMNPSQERRALQSGATIVVGTPGRLRDHLERGALDLSALAAVVLDEADEMLDMGFREELEEILDATPEGRRTLLFSATMPRPIEALARRYQRDSLRIATIGAERGHGDITYQAMTVSPSEIENAVVNLLRFHEADTAMLFCATRDNVRHLHATLQERGFGVVALSGEHSQSERNQALQALRDRRARVCVATDVASRGIDLPSLSLVVHVEVPRDAETLQHRSGRTGRAGKKGTAVIVVPFTRRKRVEGMLRQAKINAEWISAPDRDAIVAKDHERLLETLLRPVEVEDADRELAERLLAERSPQDIAAMLVHAHRAKLPEPEELIANTPDAQRAAQADRHRPGFEDVVWFRMDIGRRQNADPRWILPLLCRRGHITRNEIGAIRIGPQETYFQVPRAIAEKFGDALLRTAGSPEEGEGDGREVNIQPSGEPPRESSGRDGRSGSPGAGARVNPRPKKPHRKGNDGGFPPRDGKPPRRTEPRTPPGPPQAGKGKPRKGFVKPR, from the coding sequence ATGACCGAACTGACCTTCCCCGAACTTTCCCCCGGCCTCGCCGATGCGCTTGCGCAGCGCGGCTATGCAGCGCCCACGCCGGTGCAGGCCGCTGTGCTCGAACCTCAGGCGCAGGGCCGTGACCTGGTGGTGTCCGCTCAGACCGGATCGGGCAAGACGGTCGCCTTCGGGCTGGCCATGGCCGAGCAGGTGCTGGGCGAGGACGGGCGCGTGCGGCAGGCCGGATCGCCGCTGGCGCTGGTGATCGCCCCTACGCGCGAACTGGCCTTGCAGGTCAGCCGCGAACTTGCATGGCTCTACCAGAAGGCCGGGGCGCGGATTGCCACCTGCGTCGGCGGAATGAACCCCTCGCAGGAACGCCGCGCGCTGCAATCGGGCGCGACCATCGTGGTCGGCACGCCGGGCCGCCTGCGCGATCATCTCGAACGCGGGGCGCTCGATCTTTCGGCACTTGCCGCCGTGGTGCTCGATGAAGCCGACGAAATGCTCGACATGGGTTTCCGCGAGGAGCTCGAGGAAATTCTCGACGCGACCCCCGAGGGCCGCCGCACCCTGCTGTTCTCCGCCACCATGCCGCGCCCGATCGAGGCGCTCGCCCGCCGCTACCAGCGCGATTCGCTGCGGATCGCCACCATTGGCGCAGAACGCGGGCACGGCGACATCACCTATCAGGCGATGACCGTTTCGCCGTCCGAAATCGAGAATGCGGTGGTAAACCTGCTGCGCTTTCACGAAGCCGATACGGCGATGCTGTTCTGCGCCACGCGCGACAATGTCCGCCATCTCCACGCCACATTGCAGGAACGCGGGTTCGGCGTGGTGGCGCTGTCGGGCGAGCACTCGCAGAGCGAGCGCAATCAGGCGCTGCAGGCACTGCGCGACCGGCGCGCGCGGGTCTGCGTCGCCACCGATGTCGCTTCGCGCGGGATCGATCTGCCGAGCCTCAGCCTCGTCGTCCATGTCGAAGTGCCGCGCGATGCCGAAACGCTCCAGCACCGTTCGGGCCGCACCGGGCGCGCGGGCAAAAAGGGCACGGCGGTGATCGTGGTGCCGTTCACCCGGCGCAAGCGGGTGGAAGGAATGCTGCGGCAGGCCAAGATCAATGCCGAATGGATTTCCGCGCCGGATCGCGATGCGATTGTGGCCAAGGATCACGAACGCTTGCTCGAAACGCTTTTGCGACCGGTCGAGGTGGAAGATGCGGACCGCGAACTGGCCGAGCGCCTGCTCGCCGAACGCAGCCCGCAGGATATTGCCGCCATGCTCGTCCACGCGCACCGCGCCAAGCTGCCCGAACCGGAAGAGCTGATCGCCAACACGCCCGATGCGCAGCGCGCCGCGCAGGCCGATCGCCATCGCCCCGGCTTCGAAGACGTGGTGTGGTTCCGCATGGATATCGGCCGGCGGCAGAACGCCGATCCGCGCTGGATCTTGCCGCTGCTGTGTCGCCGTGGGCACATTACCCGCAACGAAATCGGCGCGATCCGGATTGGCCCGCAGGAAACCTATTTCCAGGTGCCCCGCGCGATTGCCGAGAAGTTCGGCGACGCGCTGCTGCGCACTGCCGGATCGCCCGAGGAAGGCGAGGGCGATGGCCGCGAGGTCAACATCCAGCCGTCGGGCGAACCCCCGCGCGAATCCTCAGGCCGCGATGGCCGCAGCGGCTCCCCCGGAGCGGGTGCCCGCGTCAACCCGCGCCCCAAGAAGCCGCACCGCAAGGGCAACGACGGCGGCTTCCCGCCCCGCGACGGCAAGCCCCCCCGCCGCACTGAACCGCGCACGCCTCCCGGCCCGCCGCAAGCGGGCAAGGGCAAGCCGCGCAAGGGGTTTGTGAAGCCGAGGTGA